From the genome of Methylomonas sp. UP202, one region includes:
- the rpsR gene encoding 30S ribosomal protein S18: MARNNIRRKKGCRFSGEDAIVIDYKDLDLLSEYITETGKIIPSRITGTSAKYQRQLTSAIKQARFLALLPFCDAHK, translated from the coding sequence ATGGCACGTAACAATATCAGACGTAAAAAGGGTTGCCGTTTCAGCGGCGAAGACGCAATCGTCATCGATTACAAAGATCTCGATCTGCTCAGCGAATACATTACCGAGACCGGCAAGATTATCCCAAGCCGCATCACCGGTACCAGCGCGAAATATCAACGGCAACTGACCTCGGCGATCAAACAGGCTCGCTTCCTGGCGTTGCTGCCGTTCTGCGACGCGCATAAATAA